CCACGGCGTCTCGTACGCGCGAGATCAGGTTCGCCGCGCGGGCTGGACCCTCGTCTTCTAGGGAGAGAGCGAGGAGGCGGGGCACACCCTCGCTCCCTTGGTCCCGTCCCGGGTTGCGACCGCTGCCCTCCGTATCCAATGAGAGGGGAGGCCCTGGGGGCGGGATGCGGCAGCGGATCGACGACTACGCCTTGCTCGGCGACTGCCACTCCGCGGCGCTCGTGGGCCGCGATGGCGCCATTGATTGGGCGTGCTTCCCTCGCTTCGACTCGCCCGCGGTGTTCTGCCGCATCCTCGACGCGCGCCGGGGCGGCACCTTCCAGGTGTGCCCCGAGGGGCCCTTCCAGTCCACTCGCCAGTACCTCGATGACACCAATGTCCTCGTCACCACCTTCACCGCGCCGACCGGGGTGTTGGAGGTCACGGACTGCATGCCTATCCGGCTCGCGCGGGCGCGCAGCCCTCGCGTCGGGGCGCGGTACTCGCTGCTCCGGCGGCTGCGCTGCGTCGGTGGCGAGGTGCCCACTCGCGTGGTGGTGGCGCCGCGCTTCGAGTACGGCGCCTTCGTGCCGAGCATCCGCCTCACCTCGCCTCGCACGGCGGAGCTGGTGGGCGGCGCCGATGCGCTGTGGGTGACGGCCACGCGCCCGTTGGTGGCGTACGAGAAGGCCCTGCGCGCCCGCTGGCACCTGAGGGCAGGGGACGAGGCCTGGGTGGAGGTGGCCTGGTCGTCTTCCCTCGTGGAGCGCGCCCCTGAGGAGATGCCGGACCTGCTCGCGCTGCGTCAGCGGTTGGAGGACACCGTGGCCTTCTGGCGCGATTGGATCTCCCGCTGCGCCTACGAGGGCGAGTACGAGCGGGAGGTGCGCCGCTCAGCCCTGGTGCTCAAGGCGCTCACGTACCTGCCCTCGGGAGCCATCGTGGCGGCCCCGACCACCTCCCTGCCCGAGGAGCCGGGCGGGGTGCGCAACTGGGACTACCGCTACACCTGGTTGAGGGACACGACGCTCACGCTCATCTCTCTAATGTTGCTCGGCTACCAGGAGGAGGCGCTCGCCTTCCGGCATTGGCTAGGGCGCACCAGCGCGGGGCGGGTCGAGGACATTCAAATCATGTACGACATCCGGGGCCATCGGCTGCTGCCGGAACTGGAGCTGGCCCACCTGGAGGGCCACCGGGGCTCGCGGCCGGTGCGCATTGGCAACGGCGCGGTGAAGCAACTCCAGCTCGACGTCTTCGGGGAGCTGCTGGAGGCCGCGTGGCTGTACGCGAAGATGGGCGGGCAGGTGTCGCAGAACACCTGGGGTTTCCTGCGCGCGCTGGCTGAGGGCGTGTGCGCGCGGTGGCGGCAGCCAGACCAGGGGTTGTGGGAGGTTCGCGACGAGCCTCGGCACTTCATCCACTCGAAGCTGCTGTGCTGGGTGGCGTTGGACCGGGCGGTGCGCATCGCACGGGCGCGGAGGTTCGCCGCACCCGTGGGGCGCTGGGTTCGTGAGCGCGAGCTGATCCAGGAATATCTGCTCCGCGAGGGCCGACGCCTCGGGTGGTTCCCCCAGGCCGTGGGCGCGGACAGCGCGGATGCCTCGGTGTTGCAACTGCCCGCGTTGGGCTTCCTCCCCGTGGCCCACCCGCTGGTGAGCCGCACGGTGGAGGTGGTGCGCCAGCGGCTGGAGAAGGATGGGCTGCTGTACCGCTACCACTCACCGGACGGACTGAGCGGAGGGGAGGGGACCTTCCTCCTGTGCTCCTTCTGGCTGCATGACGTGCTGGTACACGCCGGAAGGAAGCAGGAGGCGGAGGAGCTGTTGCGGCACCTGTTACGGCTCTCCAATGACGTGGGCCTCTACGCGGAAGAGGCGGTGCCGAGCACGGGCGAAGCGCTCGGCAACTTCCCGCAGGCCTTCACGCACATGGCGCTGGTGGCCTCGTGCGCGCAGCTCTCCGCCGGTCGGAGGTTCCAGCTCCCCCGGCCCGGCGCGTATGACTTCGCGGACTTCGCGCTCACCTATCACCTCGGGCGGCGCTCCATCCTCATGTCCCACTTCTCAGCGGAAGCGGTGTGGTGAGTCCCCACGCCGTCTACCCGCCCGCGCGCTCGGAGTTGGCGCGGAAGGCATCCCGCATGAACTGGGCGAGCCCGGGGCGCTCCTTGTCGATGTTCTCCGTGAACCGCGAGTCGTTCACGTAGAGCTCACCCAGCCCCCGGTGCATCTCCGGCGAGCAGGGGTAGAACCAGCGCGAGATGTAGCCGCGGTGCTGCTCCGCCAGCTCCATCACCCGTGGATCCGTCGGCGCCTTCCCGGCCGCCAACTGCGCCGCCAGATCGCGCGAGATCTGCTCTCCCTCCGCCTTGATCCGCTCCCAGTCCTTCTTGGCGTACTTCGAGGTCCTCCGAGCCGACTCCTTGTACGCCTCCGTGTTTCCCCACCGCTCGCGGACCTCGTCCTCGTACTTCGACGGATCGAAGTCCCCGAACACCTCGAACATCTCTTCCTTCGTCATGACCGTTCCTTTCTCGAGCGACTCGAGCGCCGCATCCACCGCGCCGATGAGCGCATGGACCCGGGTGGCCCGTTCGGTGAGCAGCTGACGCTGCATCCGCAGCGCGGCCCGGAGGTCAAAGGCCGGATCGCCCATGATTCGGGTGATCTCCTCCAGCGCGAAGCCCAGCTCCTTGAAGAAGAGCACCTGCTGGAGTTGCTGCAGATCCCTCTGCTCATACAGGCGATAGCCCGCTTCGCTCCGCCCACTGGGGCGGAGCAGGCCGATCTCGTCATAGTGGTGCAGCGCACGAACACTGACACCCGCCAGCCGAGCGACCTGGCTCACCGTCAGGGACATCCCTCTCACCTCCGACGCGAAGGAATAGGGCCTCACGTTGCGTGAGGGTCAACCCCCCTTCTTCTCCGGGTTCGCCGGGCGGAAGAGGGCGCAGGCATGCACCGGCTGCGGCGGGTACTTCTGGGGGAGCAGCGGACAGAGGATGAACGTGGACGTCTGCGTCCGCACGTACCGGGGCGGCGCGGCGCACCGGTGGCAGAGGCTGGTGGGGAAGGGAAGAGGTTCGGGAGGCTGGGTCATCGAAGGCCTGGGCCAGCGTACGTGCCGCACTGCGTTGGATCCACACGGTCCGGTTGCCGACAAAGAGGGGGGAACGCAGAGCCCACGGTGCTGGAGGCCCCATGAGACGTCCCAACACGTTCCTGACTCTGGTGTATGCCGCTGTCGTCCTCTCGCTGCCAGTAGGTTGTGGTGGGGAGGGCGGAGAGGGGACCAACCCACCGCCGGGAGATGGGACTCCGCAGATCCCCCCGGATGACAGCGAGAGCCGGCGAGCGGGTGAGTCGCTCAACCAGCTCGAGACGCGGTGGAAGCGGGCCAGCGGCACCCGGACCACGGGAGTTTCCACCACCTTTGATCTCTCCGGAAAGTCGATGTACCTGAGCACGGATGGCCAGGCGCAGGTCGCGGCTCCGGGCGTGCTGCTGCCGGCCCCCATCTTTCCGAACAACCGACGCTACGTCTTCTTCACCGACGCCCGGGTGGGCGAGCAGACGGGCGCCCTGGTCCTGGAAGGGCAGCGGATCGAACTCTCCAGCGGCACGCTGGGCGCGGTCGACATCCAGAGCGCCATCGCGCGCACGCACAAGCCGGACGGCACCGCGGCGTCCGCCGTCGAGCTGAGGACGCGGGAAAACGTGACTGGGAGCGACCCGGAGTTCACCTTCCCGGCGGATTGGAGCGACGCGGGCCAGGCCCTGTTCTTCTCCGACGCCGCCGCCATCCAGGCCAGCAACGTGACCCTCACGGGCTTTACCCGCGGCGTGCTGGTGACGCCTTCGGGCAACATCGAGATCCTCGGCAGCGTGACGGTGGCCTCCGCCAGCCGGATGTACTGGGACACCGCCGCCCGTATCGAGGTGCAGGAGACCCGGGTCACCGGCCCCAGCTTCGCGCTCGGAGGCGTGGTGGAGTCCGGCACGCTTGCTCCCACGGGCATCTCGCCCGCCGCGTCGCTGCCCAGCATGGTGAAGGGCGGTCAGGCGACGATCGCTCTCAAGCCGGGCAATGCGCGCAGCGAGGCCGCCTTCCAGCTCACGCAGGCGGTGACCGAGCAGGGCATGCTCCTGCCTCCCGCGCCGGAGATCGCCTTCGATCCCCAGACCGGCCCCGTCACCGTGAAGACGGGGCAGCGCGTGCTGATCCCCGTCGTCTTCCGGGAGAAGGGCTTCCAGGGGGATGCCGTGCTCGCCGATCTCCAGGTCACCGGCAGCGGCAAGGACGCGGTCAGCGTCCCGCTGGGCAACGTCGAGCCGTTCGTGGGCCGGCTCTGGAAGGAGGTCGCGGATTCGGGGCTCGCCGCGCCCTTCCTCGCCATCTCCCTGGCGCCGCTCACGCCGTTCCTCGCCATCGGGGAGGCGCTCACCTGCCTGTTCACCACCTGCCCCAAGGCCTACCCCAACTGGATGGATGCGGGAGAGGTCTCGCGCTTCCACATCATCATCCAGGGCAAGATTTCCCCGGGCACCTACGAGGCGAACGTCACGCTCACCGGCCGCAACTACGAGGCGCTCACCATCCCCGTCCAGTTCACCGTCACTGAGTGACGGACGGGGACAGTGCCAGCGAGCGCGGCTACCGGCCCAGCTCGCTGGCCACCTTCTGCTCGGTGCCCGCGTGCAGGTGCACGGGCTTGTGGACCTTGCGCAGGCGCATGTTGAGCAGCTCCACCACCAGCGCGAAGGCCATCGCGAAGTAGATGTAGCCCTTGTTGATGTGCTGGCCGAGCCCCTCGGCCACCAACATCACCCCGATGAGCAGCAGGAAGGACAGGGCGAGGATCTTCACGGTGGGGTGGCGCTCCACGAAGTCGCCGATCCTCCCGGCGAAGATCAGCATCACGCCCACGGCGATGATCATCGCGGTGACCATCACCCACAGCTGGCTGGCCATGCCCACCGCGGTGATGACCGAGTCGAGCGAGAAGACGATGTCCAGCGCGAGGATCTGCGCCAGCACCGAGCCCACGGCTGCCGCGCTGGGGGCCTGGGTCGTGCCCTCGATGTCCGGGCCCTCCAGCTTGGAGTGCATCTCGTGTACCGACTTGGCCACCAGGAACAGGCCGCCTCCCAGCAGGATGAGGTCTCTTCCCGAGATGCCCTCGCCCAGCACCGTGAAGAGCGGCTCGGTCAGGCGCATCAGCCACGAGAGGGCGAACAGCAGCCCGATGCGGATGATCAGCGCCAGGCCGATGCCCAGCTTGCGGATGCGCTCGCGCTTGTCGGGGGGCAGCTTCGCCACGAGGATGGCGATGAAGACGATGTTGTCCACGCCCAGCACGATCTCCATCGCGGAGAGCGTGAGCAGGGCAACCCAGGGATTGGAGGTCGTGGTTTCGAGGGCCATATTGGGCTCCAAACGATAGAGGAAGGGGGGCGTCGTCGCCCGGCTTTCCGCGCGCGAAGTTCGTCTGCTGGCATTCCGGCCCGGTTTGCCCCCAAGCTCGCGGCCTTGGGAGGACAGAGGCATGCGTCGGGTGTCGCCGTGGAAGGCCAGCGTTGGACTGGGGGTGGGGGCGGGAGTGCTCGCGCTCGTACTCTGGGGGTGCTTCAGGCAGTCCGCCCCTCCCGCGAGTGCCGCGCCTGGGACGCTCTTCGCCGCGCAGACCTCCTTCGACTTCGTCGTCTTCCTGCCACCTCAGGCCGTCGCGCCGACTCCCGCGAAGCTGGGAGAGCTCGTTGGCCAGCGGTTCCAGTCGCTGCGGTGGGTGGGAGAGGGGAGGCCGACGGAGCCTCCGCCCACCGTGCGCGTCACGGAGCACACGACGCGAGAGTTCCCGCTTCCCGAAGGGGAGATGTTGGAGCTCGCGGTGCGCCACCTCTCACCCCAGGAGCAGTCGGGGCTGGCCGCCTCCGAGCGCATCCTGCTGCTGCAGTTCACCACGGTGCCCCCGGGGCTGGAGGCGGTGCGGCAGGCGCATGAGCTGGCGCTGGAGCTGGCGCGCACCACCGGAGGGTTGTTGTGGGATGAGGAGAGCGGCGAGTTCTTCTCCATCGACAAGTGGCAGGAGTTCCGGCTGGCGGAATGGGAGGGCGGTGAGCCGCGCCTGGCGCGCCACTTCAACTCCCGCCTGTACACGGAGGGAGACGGCACGGCCCGCTTCGTCACGGTGGGCATGCGCAAGTTCGGCTTGCCGGACCTGGAGGTGCGACACGTGCCGGAGACGCTGACGGGCAAGGTCGGCACCCTCATCAACATCGTCGCGCAGCTCATGATCGAGGGCACCGCGGTGCGGGAGGATGGCACCTTCCCCGTGGCCCTCAACGCGCTGAAGCTCGCCTCCATGCGCGAGCGCCTGCTGCAGCAGGTTCAGGACGGGGCTCGGGCAGGGGTTGTATTGAACCTGGTGCCTGCGGATCCGAAGCAGGCCGATCGGGACAACCGGTTGCTGGAGATCCGTTTCCCCTCGGAGCCCGGGGACAGTCCGTCCGAGCGCCCCTATGCGGCCATCACCGCGCTGTTCGGGGGCAAGGACGAGATCGTCTCCGCGCCGCATGACGACGCCTTGCTGGAGGCCAGCAGCCGCGCGCGCGAAGAGCTGCTCACCCGCCTCAAGCCCCGCTTCCTGGAGGGGCTGAGGTCGGGCGAGCGGCTGTTCGTGAAGGCGCCGTTCGATACGTCCTCCGGAGGGACCGAGTGGATGTGGGTCCACGTCATCACCTGGGAGGGCTCAACCATCCAAGGCGTGCTGGACAGCCAGCCGGATGAGGTGCCGGGGCTGAAGGCGGGCTCGAAGGTGACGGTGGAGGAGGGCTCGCTCTTCGACTATCTGCTGGTGAGCCAGGATGGCACCTTCGAGGGCAATCAGACGGAGCGCCTCCTGATCGAGCGCTCTCGGCAGGGCGGCAGGGGCGGCTCGCGCTAGCGCTTGCGGCGCAGGCTCGCCACGTCCTTCTGGACCGCCTGCTGCGCCTCCTGCAGCGCCGCCTTGGGAGTGGAGGCTTTGCGGAGAATGGCGTTCATGGCGGTGGTCATCGGTGACCAGACCATCGTCATCTCCGCCACGTTGGGCATGGGGACCGCTGCCTCGGCCTGCGCGCGGAACGCGGCGAGCGTGGTGTCCTTGGCGATCCGCGGATCCTGGTAGGCCTGCTCGAGCGCGGGGTTCTGGCGCCCGGTGAGCGCCATGATGCGCGCCCCCTCGGGGCCCGTGAGGAAGCTCACGAAGTCGAACGCCGCCTCCTTGTGCTTGGAGGGCGCCGCCACGGCCACACCCTCGACCGTCATCCACGGCCGCATTGGCTTGCCGCCGGCCTCGTCCACCGTGGGCAGTGGCGCCAGCCCGTAGTCGATGCTCGGGGAGACCTCTCCCAAGAACCAGGGGCCGGAGAACACCATTGCCGCCTTGCCCGTGTTGAACAGCGAGGTGGTCAGCGCCGTGGAGGGCTCGGGAGGGAGGATCCGATCCGTGCCCACCCAGCGCAGCAGCAGCTCCATCGCCTTCACGTTCTCGGGCGCGTCCAGGCGCGGCGTAGGCCCCGGGTCGAACACCCGGCCGCCAAAGGCGTTCATCAACGCCGCGTGGTAGTAGAAGTCGGTGTACGGGTAGACGAGGCACGCCGAGTCCGCGCCCTGCTTCGGCTGCTTCTTGCACCAGGAGACGAGCTCGCCCGTCGTCCGAGGCGGCTTCTCCACCAGCTTCTTGTTGTAGATGAGGGTGAGGACCTTGAAGTTCAGGGGCAGCCCGTAGACGGAGCCCCGGTAGGTCATCGCCTCCAGCGTGGTGGGGATGAAGCGCTTGCGGGCGGCGTCATCCAGGAAGAAGTCGAGCGGCTCGAGCGTGTTGCCGCTCTCCACCCAGCCCCCGAGTCGATCCTGCGGGAAGATGAAGACGTCCGGTCCGATGCCGCGCGGGACGGCCGCGCTGATCTTGTCCGTGAAGGCATCCGAGGGAATGGCGCGCAGCGTGGCCTTCACGCCCGAGCTGGCCCGGGCCGCGTTGAAGGCCTCGACGGCCTTCTCCAGCGCTGCTCGCTCGGCTGCTCGGTAGCCGTGCCAGATCTGCAGCTCGGTCTGTGCATTCGCGAGCACGGGAACCATCAGCAAAGACAGGAGGAGCAGGGGCAGAGCACGGTTCATGAGGTCTCTACCGGACAGCGTCCGGTGCCAGACGTCAAGCTCGGACTCGGGGAGCCAGCCACTCCTATTCGACACCTTCAGGTAGGACACTTTGTGCCAGGAGGAGCGGGATGGTGGGGAACAGGGGATGGAGGCGGGTGGGGCTCCTCGTGTGCCTGCTCGCGGTCGGGCCCGCGTGGGCGCTGGAGGATGCGGCGATAGACCAGGCGCTGCGCTTCTCGCAGCAGCAACTGGCCCAGAGCGACGCGAGCCTTCGGCCCGGGACCTATCCGAAGAGCACCTTGCCCGGTGGGACGTGGAGGACCGTTCCCGCCACGGACATGATTGGCTGGGTCCAGGGCTTCTTCCCCGGGAGCCTCTGGTCCCTGTACGAGCTGACAGGAGACGCCGCGTGGAGGACCCGGGCCGAGGCGTGGACGCGCCCGCTGGAGGTGCAGCGCTTCAACCGGCAGACGCACGATCTGGGCTTCAAGTTCATGCCCAGCTACGGGGCCGCGTACCGGCTCACGGGCCAGGCCGAGTTCAAGGATGTCCTGCTGAGCGCCGCGGAGTCCCTGGCCTCCCGGTACGACTCACGGGTGGGGATCATCGACTGCTGTGATTGGAACCCGGACTGGCGGCTGCCGCTCGTCGTCGACACGATGGTGAACCTGGAGTTGCTCTTCTGGGCCTCGCGCAACGGCGGCAGGCCCGAGTGGAACGACATGGCGCTCCAGCACGCGCTGACCACGTTGGAGGATCTCGTCCGCCCCGACGGCAGCACCTTCCATGTCGTGGACTACGAGCCCGGCACCGGCGCCATCCGCTTTCGCAAGACGTTCCAGGGCCATGCGGATGACTCCACCTGGACGCGCGGACAGGCGTGGGCCATGTACGGCTTTACGCTGACCTACCGGTACACGCGTGACCCGCGCATGCTCGACGCCGCGCGCCGCGTGTCGGACTACTACCTGAGCCGGCTGCCCTTGGACGCCGTGCCCAACTGGGACTTCGATGCGCCGACACAGTCGAAGGACTCCTCGGCCGCGGCCATCGCTGCCTCGGCGCTGCTGGAACTGCACCTCCATGAGACGGATCCGGTGCGCAAGCAGCGCTACCGAGAGGCCGCTGTCCGGATGCTGGAGAGCCTGACCTCGTCGGCCTACCTCGCCATCGGCTCCAACAGCCGCGGCATCCTCCTGCATGGCGTCGGCAACCTGCCCGCGGGGCAGGAGGTGGACGTGAGCCTCATCTACGGGGACTACTACTTCCTCGAGGCGCTGCTCCGGTACCGGCAGCAGAACCCGCCGGTGCCTCCGCCGCAGGAGCCTGTTCCGCCGACGGAGCCGGTACCTCCACAGGAGCCCGTGCCTCCAGCGCCTCCACAGGAGCCGCCACCCGAGGAGCCCGTGCCTCCGGAGCCCGGGCCATCAGAGCCGGAGGGCAAGCGCGGGGGTGGGTGCGCCGCCGCGCCCGGGGCGGCCTCGCTGGCCTTGGGCCTCATGGCCTTCTTCGTTCTGCGTCAACGCTCGCGCTTCCGGTGAGCGCGGTGGCTCACGGGTCCGCGTGCGCCGCGAGCCACCGGCTGGCCTCGGCGAGCTTGGGCGCGATGGCCTGGCGCTGCCAGTGCTCCTGAACCTCGGTGGCCAGCGCCCGGGCCCGCGTCCGGTCCTGTCCGGTGTCCCAGAGCGCCCTTGCCAGCGCGAAGCGCACGTCGTCCGCATCCTTGCGATAGACGTGTTTCAACGCGCGCTCGAGCAGGGGCAGCGCCTCGGCGGGCTTGCCCCGCGCCAGCTGGAGCTCTGCCAGGGACAGGCGTGAGAGCGCGGTGTCCGGATGCTCGGCGCCCAGCGCCTTCTCTCGCAGGGCCAGCGCGCGATCGTGATGCCGCCGTGCCTCCTCGTGGCGCCCCAGCTTCGTGAGCACGACCCCCAGCAGTCGGTGGGCTTCCGCCGTCTCCGGGTGCTCGGGCCCCACCGTCTTCTCCCACATGCTCAGCCCGCGCTCGATGAACTTGCGGCCCTCCTCCAGCTTGCCCTGGGCCTGGAGCGCGGAGCCGATCTCGCAGAGGGTGCTGGCCACGTCGGGATGCACGGGGCCCAGCGCTTTCTGGCGGAGGAGCAGGGCGCGTTCCTGCTTTTGCCGCGCCTCTTCATACCGTCCCAGATACATGAGGGTGGAGCCGATGTTGTTGAGCGAAGCGCCGACATACGGGTGCTCGGGTCCCAGCACTTTCTCCCGCAGCGCCAGGGCGCGCTCGTGACGGTTCAGCCCGTCCTCGAACCGTCCCTGGAAGACGAGCACGTTGCCCAGGTTGCTCCGGAGGATGAGGGCGTCGGGGTGATCCGGCCCCAAGGTCTTCTCCAGCAAGGCCAGAGCGCGCTCGTACTGCACGCCCGCCTCCTCGAACTGACCCATGCCGATGAACACGTTGCCCAGGTTGTTGATCGACAGGGCGACCGCGGGGTGCTCGGCCCCCAGCAGCTTCTCGCGCAAGGCCAGCGTGCGTTCGTGGTGCTGCTTCGCATCCAGGTCACGGCCCAGGAACTTGAAGGCG
Above is a genomic segment from Hyalangium ruber containing:
- a CDS encoding MerR family transcriptional regulator yields the protein MSLTVSQVARLAGVSVRALHHYDEIGLLRPSGRSEAGYRLYEQRDLQQLQQVLFFKELGFALEEITRIMGDPAFDLRAALRMQRQLLTERATRVHALIGAVDAALESLEKGTVMTKEEMFEVFGDFDPSKYEDEVRERWGNTEAYKESARRTSKYAKKDWERIKAEGEQISRDLAAQLAAGKAPTDPRVMELAEQHRGYISRWFYPCSPEMHRGLGELYVNDSRFTENIDKERPGLAQFMRDAFRANSERAGG
- a CDS encoding TerC family protein; translation: MALETTTSNPWVALLTLSAMEIVLGVDNIVFIAILVAKLPPDKRERIRKLGIGLALIIRIGLLFALSWLMRLTEPLFTVLGEGISGRDLILLGGGLFLVAKSVHEMHSKLEGPDIEGTTQAPSAAAVGSVLAQILALDIVFSLDSVITAVGMASQLWVMVTAMIIAVGVMLIFAGRIGDFVERHPTVKILALSFLLLIGVMLVAEGLGQHINKGYIYFAMAFALVVELLNMRLRKVHKPVHLHAGTEQKVASELGR
- a CDS encoding DUF2314 domain-containing protein encodes the protein MRRVSPWKASVGLGVGAGVLALVLWGCFRQSAPPASAAPGTLFAAQTSFDFVVFLPPQAVAPTPAKLGELVGQRFQSLRWVGEGRPTEPPPTVRVTEHTTREFPLPEGEMLELAVRHLSPQEQSGLAASERILLLQFTTVPPGLEAVRQAHELALELARTTGGLLWDEESGEFFSIDKWQEFRLAEWEGGEPRLARHFNSRLYTEGDGTARFVTVGMRKFGLPDLEVRHVPETLTGKVGTLINIVAQLMIEGTAVREDGTFPVALNALKLASMRERLLQQVQDGARAGVVLNLVPADPKQADRDNRLLEIRFPSEPGDSPSERPYAAITALFGGKDEIVSAPHDDALLEASSRAREELLTRLKPRFLEGLRSGERLFVKAPFDTSSGGTEWMWVHVITWEGSTIQGVLDSQPDEVPGLKAGSKVTVEEGSLFDYLLVSQDGTFEGNQTERLLIERSRQGGRGGSR
- a CDS encoding glycoside hydrolase family 88 protein gives rise to the protein MVGNRGWRRVGLLVCLLAVGPAWALEDAAIDQALRFSQQQLAQSDASLRPGTYPKSTLPGGTWRTVPATDMIGWVQGFFPGSLWSLYELTGDAAWRTRAEAWTRPLEVQRFNRQTHDLGFKFMPSYGAAYRLTGQAEFKDVLLSAAESLASRYDSRVGIIDCCDWNPDWRLPLVVDTMVNLELLFWASRNGGRPEWNDMALQHALTTLEDLVRPDGSTFHVVDYEPGTGAIRFRKTFQGHADDSTWTRGQAWAMYGFTLTYRYTRDPRMLDAARRVSDYYLSRLPLDAVPNWDFDAPTQSKDSSAAAIAASALLELHLHETDPVRKQRYREAAVRMLESLTSSAYLAIGSNSRGILLHGVGNLPAGQEVDVSLIYGDYYFLEALLRYRQQNPPVPPPQEPVPPTEPVPPQEPVPPAPPQEPPPEEPVPPEPGPSEPEGKRGGGCAAAPGAASLALGLMAFFVLRQRSRFR
- a CDS encoding glycoside hydrolase family 15 protein, whose protein sequence is MRQRIDDYALLGDCHSAALVGRDGAIDWACFPRFDSPAVFCRILDARRGGTFQVCPEGPFQSTRQYLDDTNVLVTTFTAPTGVLEVTDCMPIRLARARSPRVGARYSLLRRLRCVGGEVPTRVVVAPRFEYGAFVPSIRLTSPRTAELVGGADALWVTATRPLVAYEKALRARWHLRAGDEAWVEVAWSSSLVERAPEEMPDLLALRQRLEDTVAFWRDWISRCAYEGEYEREVRRSALVLKALTYLPSGAIVAAPTTSLPEEPGGVRNWDYRYTWLRDTTLTLISLMLLGYQEEALAFRHWLGRTSAGRVEDIQIMYDIRGHRLLPELELAHLEGHRGSRPVRIGNGAVKQLQLDVFGELLEAAWLYAKMGGQVSQNTWGFLRALAEGVCARWRQPDQGLWEVRDEPRHFIHSKLLCWVALDRAVRIARARRFAAPVGRWVRERELIQEYLLREGRRLGWFPQAVGADSADASVLQLPALGFLPVAHPLVSRTVEVVRQRLEKDGLLYRYHSPDGLSGGEGTFLLCSFWLHDVLVHAGRKQEAEELLRHLLRLSNDVGLYAEEAVPSTGEALGNFPQAFTHMALVASCAQLSAGRRFQLPRPGAYDFADFALTYHLGRRSILMSHFSAEAVW
- a CDS encoding extracellular solute-binding protein, whose translation is MNRALPLLLLSLLMVPVLANAQTELQIWHGYRAAERAALEKAVEAFNAARASSGVKATLRAIPSDAFTDKISAAVPRGIGPDVFIFPQDRLGGWVESGNTLEPLDFFLDDAARKRFIPTTLEAMTYRGSVYGLPLNFKVLTLIYNKKLVEKPPRTTGELVSWCKKQPKQGADSACLVYPYTDFYYHAALMNAFGGRVFDPGPTPRLDAPENVKAMELLLRWVGTDRILPPEPSTALTTSLFNTGKAAMVFSGPWFLGEVSPSIDYGLAPLPTVDEAGGKPMRPWMTVEGVAVAAPSKHKEAAFDFVSFLTGPEGARIMALTGRQNPALEQAYQDPRIAKDTTLAAFRAQAEAAVPMPNVAEMTMVWSPMTTAMNAILRKASTPKAALQEAQQAVQKDVASLRRKR